From the Paenibacillus tianjinensis genome, the window CTCGCGCTTCAGGCCGAGATGATTATCTTCGATGAGGCTACATCCATGCTGGACCCCGCCGGACGCAGCGACATTCTGGAGCTGGCCCGGAATCTATGGCGCCAGGGAACGACCATTCTCTGGGTCACCCAGCGGGTAGAGGAGCTTGCAGAGAGTCCAAGAGTAGCGGTTATGGGGCAGGGAACGATGCTGTATGACGGCGATCCCCGTACCCTGTTCTACAGCTCGGAGCTGCCCGGGCAGCTGGGCTGGGAGCCTGCACCGGTGATCTCCATCGGAAGGCTGCTGCAGGCGAAGGGCTGGCCCCTCAGGCTGCTGCCGCTGACCGAGCAGGAACTGGAGGCCATCCTATGAGCATGAGCATCCGGGCGGAGAAGCTCTCATTCTTCTACGATACTGCAGTCGCCCTCCAGGACATCAATCTGGAGATCAGCCAGGGAACACTGACCGTCCTCTGCGGTGTGACCGGAAGCGGCAAGTCCACTCTGCTGCGGGTGCTTGCGGGACTTGCCGCCCCTGCTGCGGGAAGGGTTGTTTATACTGCTGGCTCAGGGGGCGAGCCTAACGTATCCATCGTATTTCAACAGCCGGAGACCCAGCTGTTTGCAGGCAATGTGCATAAGGAAATTGAGTATGGTCTGGAGCAGCACGGAGTGCCGAAGGCGCAGCGGACGGAGCGGATCCGCAGCGCCTTGTCCAAGGTCGGTCTGCCCTACGAGAGCTTCGCCGAACGTTCTCCCTTCCTGCTCAGCGGCGGGGAGAAGCGGCGGCTGTGCATTGCCGCCGCTATCGTTGTACGGCCCCGGCTGCTGATTCTCGACGAGCCGACCGCGGGCCTTGATCCGCAGGCGGCACAGGCGCTGCTTGCGCTGGTGCAGGAACTGCTGGAGGGCGGCATCACCCTGATCATTGGAACCCATGATCTTGACAGCTTCCTGCCGCTGGCCGACAAAGCGGTCGTGATGTCCCAAGGGTCGGTTCATTATGACGGACCCGCCGCTCCGCTGGCGGCCGATCATCTGCTGCTCCGGTCAGCGGGGCTGGAACCGCCCGCATACTCACGCATCGGGCACAGACTCCGCCGCCAGGGACTGCTGACGGAGCAGCCGGACAGCATGGATGATCTGCTCACCGGTATAAGCCGGCTGCTGCCGCCTGCACCTGTAAAAGCCGTCAGTCCTCAGATACCTAAAGGACCGCAGCACGCAGCTGATCCTGTAAACAACAATCCGCCAGCTTCTATCAGGACTCATAGCCAAACAGCCCCGCGCCGGGGTTCCTGGCAGGGGCTTGACCCCCGCGTGAAATGGCTGGGGATGGTGCTGGGTTCACTGGTTGTACTGGGCATGAACAGCCTGACTCCGCTGCTGCTCACATCCGCCCTCATTGCCGGATTAATCGGCTCTGCGGGAATTCCCTGGAGCCGGACGGCAAGGTTCTTCCGCCCGTTCCTGCTGATGTTCCTGTTTCTCTGGCTGCTGTCTGCGCTAAGCTGGGCATCCCCGGATATCAGACTCGGGTTCTTAGGCTTCAGCTCGGCAGGAATCCTGCGCGGCGGGCTGAATGTGCTGCGCTTCCTGCTGCTGATTGCCCTTGGCTTCCTATTCACGGAGACGACCACCGGCGCGCCGCTGCGCGAAGCGCTGGAGTGGGCCATCGCCCCGCTGAAGAAGCTGGGTATCCGTACCCGGGGCTGGTCGCTGGCCGTATCCGTCACGCTGCAGTTCGTGCCCTGGATTCTCGGCAAGCTGAGCCAGCTGCAGCTGGCGCTGAAGTCGCGTGGGAGAATTCAGCGCGGCCTCGCGCGCTGGACTCCCCGGCAGATTGGCTTACTCATAGTGCCGCTCCTGATTCTTGTCATCGGCATGGGGGATGAGCTGGCTACAGCCGTTGAATCCCGCGGTTATGACCCGAAGAAAGCACGGACTCCATCATACCAGCTAAACTGGCAGCCTAAGGACACACTGGCGCTGGCCTGCGTTATGCTTGTAGCGGCTTTGCTGTGGTGGATCTCCCGGATCAGCTGAGCTTATAGCTCAGCATGTACTCCGTATGCCCGTCGATTACGCCGAGCTGCGGATCGTTTACAGTCCATTCCCCGGGAATGTTCATCTCCCGGCAGGCCAGCTCGAAATTGCAGGCGGCAATGCCGAGATCGATCCGCTGCATTTCAAAGCCCAGCTTGTTCCCGCTGTAATTTGGCGTATGCTGCAGATAGAAATGTGCCTGCCGCCGGTCAGCGGACAGCACGATCCGCCAGGGCTGCTTGTTGGAAGCCGAAGGGCCCAGCCGGACCATCTCCAGCGGAGCGGCCAGCTTGCCGGCCGACTCCGGAGCCAGCTGTCTTTCAAATCCCGAGTCGAAATACAAATCGCGCCACGGCTTTTTCTGGTCCGCTTTGACGACATAACGCATGGTAGCATCCAGCAACCGCTGCTTCTCCCGTGCATAGCCAAGCGGTGTGATGCAGAGAATGATCTCTCCGGGCGCAAGCTCAAGCTCACGGGCAAAGGAATTGCGGTTAAAGGTTCCGCCAATCCAGCAGGTGCCCAGGCCAAGGCCTGTAGCATAAAGAATCAGCTTATGAAAAATATACCCGAACTCCAGCAGTGCCGTCTGGTCGTTGCGCACCACGCCAACCAGATAGGCCTGCGGATTCTGAATAATCCCGTATGCGCCGAGTTTGATGCCCTTGCCGTCTTCGCCGCCGCTTTTGGCCCAGATCCATTCCATCCTTGCCTTTCCCCCGAAGGGCCCGAGCAGATTCTCCTCCTGGTGCAGATAGTCCATAATAGAAGCGTGGACCTCTTCCCCAATCGGTGTCGTCTCATAGGTGCGTACTGATTTCCGCTTCTCGATGATATCCATAACGGCGATACCCAATATACTCAGCCCCTTCTTCTACTCTCCCTGCTGCAGAGTTTGCCTTTTACCGTTGGCCGGTTTGTAAAAGCTGCGTTGTACGTAACTTTTTTCACAAACTAATATTAACATCTATAGATGTTTATGCATAGCTTAAGGCTCAGAAATGAAACTTCCCGCGAAGATGATCATTCTAATAAAATAGACAAAGCCCGGGCATCCCCAGGCCTTGCCTTCTTCAGCTCTATTCCTTCTCCTGCGGATGACGGGAAACCAGCCGGACCAGATCTATAGTCAGTATCGGCAGAATCAGGGAGGCAGGATAAGCCAGATATCTGGGCTCCCACTGCGGATTGAATTTCTCCTTATAACGGCGCAGGCCGGCGAACCCGTACCAGTGTCCTCCCCGTATAAAGACAAGCCGGGCTACCTTCTCCTCCCGCAATGCGCCGGAATTCTGCCCTACACTGGACAGCGGAGCATTCCCGAGATTAAACCACGCATTGCCTTGCGACTTCGCCCATTCCAGCAGATGGACAAACAGGTAGTCCATAGTGCCGTTCGGAGTATCCTTCCGGTGGCGCATTAAATCAATCGAAACGGTTGTTCCGCCGTCATAGCAAGGTGCAATAGAGGCAAAGGCGGCAATTCTGCCTTCCGCCCCGCGCAGCAGCGCTACAGGTGCGAGCTGCATATAGGATGCTTTGAACCAGCCCAGGGAATAACCCTTTTCAGTGCGTCCGTCCAGCCACTCCTCCGATACAGCCTGGAGTTCCTGCAGCAACGTCCCGGAATGCGGGGCTTCCGAAATCTCAAAGGTATAACCTTCGCGTTCGAACCGGTTGCAGACACTGCGCAGGTCAGAATTTTTTTTGCCGCTGAGTGTAAAACCTGCGAGCGGCACTCTGGCTTCTTCACCCAGCTTGAAGAAATGATAGCCCTGCTCATGATAGACCGGCAGAAACTCAGGTGTCGCCTGGTAAAATACAACAGATAGCCCATATAAATCCACCGCCCGCCGGAATTCGCTGATGGCCTCGTTCATCAGCGCTCTGGGGCCAAGCGGATCGCCCAGTACGACAAGCTTGTCCCTGGTTCTGGCGAAGGCGAACAGCACTTTTCCCTTCTGTGCCCAGTAAAAGCTCTTGTCCCCCAGAAACAGCATATGTGTCAAGGCATTCCCCTTCGTTCCGGCAAGAAACTGCTCCACCCGCTCCATATCTTTATCCGCAAAGATCTCCTCCGCCTTCCGCTGCGGACGGAGGACCGCCAGCATCGTCACGACGAGCCAGGACACCGCCAGGCTACCGGCCGCTGCCACCGCAACATTGCTGTGCTGCTGCAGCCACTCCGGCCGGATGCCGGGCGGCAGATGCTTCATAAATCCGCGATGCGCGTAGCTGCCCAGCAGGTAATAACCAAGCGCGATAAGTGAGGTCAGCAGCAGCCACCACAGTACACTCTGCTTGTTGACTGGTACGCTGATCCGGTAGAACCTTGATCTGGAGATCCACAGAATCAGGGCAACCAGCAGCAGAAAACCCGCTTCCTCATAATCAAATCCCTTGGTGAATGCAAATACGGCTCCTCCGAACAAAAGTACGCTGGTCCAGAGATAAGCTCTTCTGACCCGCAAGGAGATGCCTCTGGACAGCAGAATCAGCAGAAATCCGATCAGCACCGATAAATGATGCGAAATCTGCATGACCGGCAGGGACAGCAGCTCCTCCGTCATCTGCAGCCGGTATAGCAGCCCAGGGGTTGCCGCAGACAACAGCAGAATGAGCCCGCTCGCCAGAACGAGCTTACCGAGCGCCCAGAACCCGAGATCGCTCAGAAAAGTATACTGTCCGGGCCAGCCCCAGATTTTCTGCCAGATATTGAGCGAGGGTTCGGGCACTTCCCCGCTCTGGTCCGTGTTTTTTCTTCCCGGCAGTCCGATTTCCAGGGCAGCCAGTACAAGGCCGATCAGCCAGGGCACTACATAATAAAACAGCCGGTAGATCACCAGCACAGCCATAGCCTGATCACTGGTATGTCCGAGCTGTGTGAGGCCGAGCAGCGCAATGAGATCGAATGCGCCGATGCCGCCGGGGGCCATGCTCAGAATCCCCGCCACCGCAGCAACCAGATAAATGCTGAACAGCGTAACGAACGCCACGCCGCCAAGCAGGTGACTGCCGATAGTCCAGAACGTGATTCCGGCAAATAGCCATTCCAGAAAAGAGGCTCCTACTGAAGCCGCTACTGTGAACCAGGGGGTTCTGCCCTGTCCCCGGTTAATCCATTTGGCAAACAGCGAGGAACGCTGGATAATCACAAAAAACGGTAAATAGAGCGCCATGCCCCAGACCGCGAAGATCAGCCATGTATGCTCACGCATCAGCCCGTGGGCAGGAAGCAGGCCGGTCAGATTGCCCCAGGACAGCAGCGACAGGCCGGTAATCATCAAGGGGGATAGAAATACGAGCGCAGGAGCTAAGGCCGCAGCGGGGACACCGCTTTTCTTATAGAGCAGCGAGCGCAGGCCTATCCCGGCAAGTCCGGCAAACCCGATCAGATTATTAAAGGTATTGGCAATCCAGGCGTAGCGGAAGGTGCTCCAGGCTCCGGTCCTGAAGCGGAAGTGCTTCCGGATCAAATAATCATAGGCGCTCATAACTGCCACCGAGAGCAGCGCAACCCCCATCATCTCCATAACGGCAGAAGCCGGCACATGCCGGAGTTCTCTTATCGTGAGCCCCAGGTGCACCTGTTTCAGCTCGTGCTGCCCTTCCCAATATACCAAGGCTATAATTGCCACCGGAAAGAGCATTCTTACCGCCCTTATCCGGTAGATGGACAACAGCAGCCGTACAATCCGGAAACGTTCCAATGTCTGTTTAATTGAATGCATGATTTCTCCCTGCCTTATGATGGGCGCATGCCTCTGATTCAGACATTTCAGCCGTTTCTATCTCCCCATTATACCAATTTCAGGGACGAAAGGCTCATGCAGAACAGCACCAAAAAGAGGACCCCTTCACGGCAAAGGATGTCCTCTTTGGATGCTGCTTACTGCGGTGTGATCTTAAACGCGAATGTCAAATCTGCCCTCACTGTCAGTGGTAGCGTTAGCGATTTGCTCTGCACTTGCTGCTGTAAGCGAATTGCTGGTAGCAGGTTTTTCAGGAGGTGCACTCTGAGCTGCCGCAGAGGAGCTGCT encodes:
- the mprF gene encoding bifunctional lysylphosphatidylglycerol flippase/synthetase MprF — its product is MHSIKQTLERFRIVRLLLSIYRIRAVRMLFPVAIIALVYWEGQHELKQVHLGLTIRELRHVPASAVMEMMGVALLSVAVMSAYDYLIRKHFRFRTGAWSTFRYAWIANTFNNLIGFAGLAGIGLRSLLYKKSGVPAAALAPALVFLSPLMITGLSLLSWGNLTGLLPAHGLMREHTWLIFAVWGMALYLPFFVIIQRSSLFAKWINRGQGRTPWFTVAASVGASFLEWLFAGITFWTIGSHLLGGVAFVTLFSIYLVAAVAGILSMAPGGIGAFDLIALLGLTQLGHTSDQAMAVLVIYRLFYYVVPWLIGLVLAALEIGLPGRKNTDQSGEVPEPSLNIWQKIWGWPGQYTFLSDLGFWALGKLVLASGLILLLSAATPGLLYRLQMTEELLSLPVMQISHHLSVLIGFLLILLSRGISLRVRRAYLWTSVLLFGGAVFAFTKGFDYEEAGFLLLVALILWISRSRFYRISVPVNKQSVLWWLLLTSLIALGYYLLGSYAHRGFMKHLPPGIRPEWLQQHSNVAVAAAGSLAVSWLVVTMLAVLRPQRKAEEIFADKDMERVEQFLAGTKGNALTHMLFLGDKSFYWAQKGKVLFAFARTRDKLVVLGDPLGPRALMNEAISEFRRAVDLYGLSVVFYQATPEFLPVYHEQGYHFFKLGEEARVPLAGFTLSGKKNSDLRSVCNRFEREGYTFEISEAPHSGTLLQELQAVSEEWLDGRTEKGYSLGWFKASYMQLAPVALLRGAEGRIAAFASIAPCYDGGTTVSIDLMRHRKDTPNGTMDYLFVHLLEWAKSQGNAWFNLGNAPLSSVGQNSGALREEKVARLVFIRGGHWYGFAGLRRYKEKFNPQWEPRYLAYPASLILPILTIDLVRLVSRHPQEKE
- a CDS encoding ATP-binding cassette domain-containing protein; amino-acid sequence: MSMSIRAEKLSFFYDTAVALQDINLEISQGTLTVLCGVTGSGKSTLLRVLAGLAAPAAGRVVYTAGSGGEPNVSIVFQQPETQLFAGNVHKEIEYGLEQHGVPKAQRTERIRSALSKVGLPYESFAERSPFLLSGGEKRRLCIAAAIVVRPRLLILDEPTAGLDPQAAQALLALVQELLEGGITLIIGTHDLDSFLPLADKAVVMSQGSVHYDGPAAPLAADHLLLRSAGLEPPAYSRIGHRLRRQGLLTEQPDSMDDLLTGISRLLPPAPVKAVSPQIPKGPQHAADPVNNNPPASIRTHSQTAPRRGSWQGLDPRVKWLGMVLGSLVVLGMNSLTPLLLTSALIAGLIGSAGIPWSRTARFFRPFLLMFLFLWLLSALSWASPDIRLGFLGFSSAGILRGGLNVLRFLLLIALGFLFTETTTGAPLREALEWAIAPLKKLGIRTRGWSLAVSVTLQFVPWILGKLSQLQLALKSRGRIQRGLARWTPRQIGLLIVPLLILVIGMGDELATAVESRGYDPKKARTPSYQLNWQPKDTLALACVMLVAALLWWISRIS
- a CDS encoding nitroreductase family protein; translation: MDIIEKRKSVRTYETTPIGEEVHASIMDYLHQEENLLGPFGGKARMEWIWAKSGGEDGKGIKLGAYGIIQNPQAYLVGVVRNDQTALLEFGYIFHKLILYATGLGLGTCWIGGTFNRNSFARELELAPGEIILCITPLGYAREKQRLLDATMRYVVKADQKKPWRDLYFDSGFERQLAPESAGKLAAPLEMVRLGPSASNKQPWRIVLSADRRQAHFYLQHTPNYSGNKLGFEMQRIDLGIAACNFELACREMNIPGEWTVNDPQLGVIDGHTEYMLSYKLS